The sequence below is a genomic window from Oscillospiraceae bacterium.
CTCCATCAGCCGCTCAAAAACCTCCAAAACCAAATCAAGGCCCTTCATCCCGACCAACCGGGTGACCATCGCAATGATCGGCGTTTCAGGTTCGGCATCCAGCCCGAATTCGAGCTCAAGCGCCGCTTTGTCATAGGTCTTTCCGCGCAGATTGGCCGCGGTAAAGTTGGATTTGATCTCAGTATCGGTCTCGGGGTTGTAAAACTCCTCGTCGATGCCGTTGACAATACCCGTCAGTTTCTGCGCGTTGCTGCGGATGATGTTGTCTAATCCGTAGGCAAACTGCGGCGTCTGAATCTCTTCGGCATAGGTCGGGCTGACCGTGGTCAGCGCGCTGCAGCAGACGATGCCGCCCTTCATAAAGTTCAGCTGCCCGTCGAACTCGAGAATCGGCAGCATGCGCTCATCCAGTCCCAGCAAATCGCCGAGGTGATAGGGATTGCACAGTCCCTGATAATTGATGTTATGAATGGTCAATACCGTGCGCACACGGTCAAACAGCGGCGTGTCGCGGTACATGGCGTTGATGAAAACCGGAATCAACGCGGTGTGCCAGTCGTTGACGTGGATCACCTGTACCCGCAGTTCCAGATGCAGCAGCATGCAGATCACGGCCTTGGAGAAGAATGCAAACCGCTCGCCGTCGTCGTCATAGCCGTAGGGCTTGTCCCGTTTAAAATAATATTCATTGTCGATAAAGTAATAATCGACCCCGTCTTTTTTCAGCAAAAAGATCCCGCAATACTGGCTGCGCCAAGCGAGTTTGACGTTAAAATTCATTAAAAACGTCATCTGTTCACGCCAAACCTGCCCGATCGAGCCGTACAGCGGCGAAACGACCGAGACGTTTTCGCCCAGCTTCACGAGTTCCTTCGGCAGAGAGCCTGCCACGTCCCCGAGTCCGCCGGACTGAGAAAACGGAGCCACCTCGGAGGCGGCGTAGAGTATATTCATGGTGCACTCCTTTCGCTGTAAAACCGTTTCATGTAGGGGGCGACCCCATGGGGTCGCCCGCCGTAACTTTTCTCTCTCGAAAATCAAATCTAATACGCAGTTTGCCCTTATTATATCACGGGCGACCACATGGGGTCGCCCCTACGGCTTTTCAAGCACTTGCTGTTTTTATCACACCACACCGTTTTTGGGTACAAATAGGGGGTTTTCGGCGCATCCGACCAGCACACGCCCCTCGGTAATCACCGTATTCTTGTCGCAGACGAGGCCGGTAATATCGGCATTTTCCCCGACGGTGCAGCCCTGCATCAGAATACAGCCCTTTACCTTGGCATTTTTACCCACCGTAACGCCGCGGAATAAAATCGAATCGCTCACCGATCCCTCAATCCGGCAGCCGTCGGCGACCATCGTATTCGAGATCTCCGCAGTCAATCCGTAGCTGGCGGGCATCTCATCGCGCACCTTGGTATAGACGGGATGATTGTTGAACAGTTCGTCGCGAACCCGTTTTTGAAGCAATGCCATATTCGCGGCGTAATATTCCCGCATCGAGCCGATGCGCAGCGCAGTCCCGGTGACCTCATAAGTATTGATTTTTAACTCGCCGATCACCTTCTGCTGCAGAATCTCCTGCTCAAAATCACAGATACCGCGCCCCTGAGTCTTATCAATCAGTTCCAGTAAAAATTTCTTGCTCATAAACATGGTGTTGAGTCCGCAGTTATATTCACCCTCGGTATTGGGATCGAGCCGTACGCCCTTGATGGCGCCGTCTTTGTTAAGATCATAAGTCACGGTATCGACCAGCCCGTCACCGGACAAGCGCATCTTCTGATAGCAACAGGTGATGTCTGCTCCGCTCTCGATGTGTTTTTCGGCCAGTTCTTCAATGTCCAGATTGAACACAAAATTGCAGTCGCTGAGCACAAACCAATCCACGGTCTCATACTGGATAAAATCGCGGGCGGTCACCATGGCCTCGACCCTGCCGCGGTACATGCCCGAACCGGCCGACGCATACGGCGGAATGATAACCAAGCCGCTGCGCTTACGAGACAAATCCCAGTCGCGTCCGCTGCGCAGATGATCCATCAGCGATTTATAATTGCTCTTGGTGATGACTCCGATGGCGGTGATGCCCGCGTTGACCATGTTGGACAGCGCAAAATCGATCAGCCGGTAACGGCCGCCGAACGGCACCGAGCCGCAGCTGCGCATGGCAGTCAGTTCGCCGATGGTCTTTTCGTGCATATTGGAAAAAATAATAGCGCCGATTCTGTTTGCGCTCATCTGGATTCACCGTCCTTCATGTCGCTGTCGATGATGGCCTTCGGCGCAACCGTACAGCCGCTGCCCACCTTGATGCCCGGCCCGACCACGGCCACACCCCAGTTGTCGCGGCACTTCATGCACTCGGGCCGGAAGCCGACCACACTGGCCGCTCCGATCTCGGCGTTTTCGCCGATAATGGCATACTGCACCTGCGCACCGGTCCGGATAGTCGCTCCGCTCATCACGATGCTGTCAAAAACCTGCGCGCCGTCTTCGATGGTCACACCGGAGAACACAACCGAAAAGTCGAGATCCCCCGCAATCTCACAGCCCTCGCTGACCAGCGAATTCTGAATCACGCTGTTGGTCGAGATATAATGCGGCGGCTTGACCGGGTTTCGGAAATAGATTTTCCAGCTCGGATCGGACAGATCGATGGGCCTTGCCGGATTCAGCAGGTCCATGTTGGCCTCCCACAGGCTGTCGATGGTGCCGACGTCCTTCCAGTAACCGGTGAACGGATATGCATACATCCGTTCTTTTGCCGCCAGCATCTTGGGAATGATGTCCTTGCCGAAGTCATTGCTGCTCTTCGGGTCGGCCTCGTCCTCAACAAGATACTTTTTCAGTTTTTCGAAATTGAAAATGTACACGCCCATACTGGCCTGGTTGGATTTCGGGTTTTTGGGTTTTTCCTCAAACTCGTAGATCCTGCCGTCGGGTTCGGTGTTCATAATGCCGAATCGATTGGCCTCGTCGATGGGCACCTCGAGCACGGCGATGGTGCAGGCGGCCTCATTTTTGATATGTTCTTCCAGCATCTTGGCATAATTCATCTTGTAGATGTGGTCGCCCGACAGAATCACGACGTTATCGGGGCTGTATTCCTCAATAAAAGCGAGATTTTGATAGATGGCGTTGGCCGTACCCTTATACCACTCACTGCCGCGGCTCCGCTGATAGGGCGGCAGGATATGCACGCCGCCGTTGAGCCGGTCGAGATCCCAGGGCAGGCCGTTTCCAATATAGCGGTTCAGTTCCAGGGGCTGATACTGCGTCAAAACCCCGACGGTGTCGATGCCCGAGTTGACGCAGTTGGACAGAGTGAAGTCGATGATGCGGTATTTTCCTCCGAACCCGACTGCGGGTTTTGCCATATCCCGCGTCAGAACATGTAATCGGCTGCCTTGTCCGCCGGCAAGCAGCATCGCAATACAGTCCTTCTTTTCCATCGTCATCATCCCTTCGTTACAGAAAGTTTTCTTTATATTTTGTCCCGCTCGAGAAACACCGCCGACAACGGCGGGAGTGTGAGCGGGATCGAATGGTCAAATCCGTGCATCGGAATATCGTCAACCTTCACAGCGCCGTTATGAATCCCCGCGCCGAAAAACCGCTCGTCGTCGGTAGTCAGCACTTCGCGGTATTGTTCGGCTTTCGGCACGCCGATGCGGTAGCCCTCGTGCGCATTGCCCGCGAAGTTAAACACACAGACCAGCTGTTTATTGCCGTCTTTTCGGATAAACGAGATTACGTCGTTTTGGCTGTCGTCGGCGGCAATCCACTGAAAACCGTCCCAGCCGTTATCGTCTTTCCACAGCGCCGGGTGTTTCAGATAAAATTCATCCAGCACGGCTTTGTAGCCCTGTAATTTTTTATGCGCCTCAAAATCGAGCATAAACCACTCCAGCCCCGAGGCATAGTCCCATTCGCGGAACGGCCCGTATTCGCAGCCCATAAACATCAGCTTCTTGCCCGGATGTGCGGTCATATAGGCCATGAACAGCCGCGTGTTGGCGAATTTCTGGGCATAGTCGCCCGGCATCTTGTCGAGCAGCGACTTCTTGCCGTGTACGACCTCATCGTGCGAAATCGGCAGAATGAACCGCTCGGAAAACGCGTACATCATCGAAAAGGTCAGTTTGTTGTGGCTGCCGCCGCGAAAATACGGATCGGTCTCCATATACGACAACGTGTCGTTCATCCAGCCCATGTTCCATTTAAACGAGAATCCCAGCCCGCCGTCGGCAATCTCGTGGCTGACTTTCGGAAAGCTCGTCGATTCCTCGGCAATCATCATTGTACCCGGATACGCCCCGAGAATATGCCCATTCAACGTTTGCAGCAAGGCTATCGCCTCAAGATTGTGGTTGCCGCCGTGGATGTTGGGCGCCCACTCCTTGCGCCCGTAGTCGAGGTAGAGCATCGCACTGACCGCATCGACCCGGACGCCGTCGAAATGATAGCGGTTGATCCAGTAATCTACGCTCGACACCAAAAAACTGACGACCTCATTTCTGCCGTAGTCAAAATAGTGCGTGCCCCATTCGGGACTCTCACGCTTGCGGGGGTCGGCGTATTCATAACAAAAATCCCCGTCGAATTGATAAAGCCCGTATCCGTCTTTCGGAAAATGCGCGCCCACCCAGTCCATAATCACGCCGACGCCGGCCTTGTGGCAGCGGTCGACAAATTCCATCAGTTCGGGCGGTTCGCCGTAGCGCGAAGAGGGCGAAAAATAGCCGGTTGTCTGATACCCCCAGGACATGTCGAGGGGATATTCGGCCAGCGGCATAAATTCGATGTGGGTGTATCCCATCTTTTTAACGTAGGGAATCAACTCATCCGCGAGCTTTTGATACGAAAAATGGTTCCCGTCTGGATATTGCCGCCACGAACCCGCGTGCACCTCATAGATATTCAAGGGAGCGGTGAAGATATTCTGTTTTTCCCGCCGTTTCATCCAGACCGAGTCGCCCCATTGATGCGTGTTGTCAATCGGATAAAACTTCGACGCGGTACCGGGACGGGTCTGGGTGTGAAATGCATAAGGGTCGGCCTTGAGCACGGCGTTTCCGTCCGCCGAGACCACCCGGTATTTATAGCAGTCGAATTTTTGAACGTTTTTTATGTAACACTCCCATACGCCGTGACTGATTTTTTCCATTTTATCGGCAACGGGAGACCAGCCGTTGAAGTCGCCGACGACCGAGACGTCAGAAGCGTTGGGCGCCCATACGCGGAAAACCGCGCTGTCTCCGGCGGGATGCGCCCCCATAAATTCATAAGCACAAAAGGCACGGCCGGCGTGAAAGTCGGTCAAACGCTCTTTCAGTTCCGTTTTCCCGTCTCTCATCGCCGTCCGCCCCTTCCGATCACTGCAATTTATTTCAATATATCATTTTTACCTTCATTTTGCAAGTACAAATCAGGCCGCCGGGCGTTTTGCAAGCGCCTCGGTCTGAGCCAGCATCGTGTCGGCAAACAGACCGTAGCCCCGCGTGGGGTTGTTGACGAACACATGCGTCACCGCGCCGATCAGCTTGCCGTTTTGCAGAATCGGGCTGCCGCTCATACCCTGTACAATGCCGCCGGTCTGTTCGAGCAATTTGGGATCGGTGACTTCGATAATCAGATTGCGCCCGCCCGAATCCTCGCTCATGTCGATTTTCAAAATTTCAATTTCAAATTGCTGTGGTCCGTTTTCATCGATTGTTGAGAGGATATACGCCTTTCCCGTCTCGATCTCCTGCCGCATGGCCACCTTGACGGCCTCACCGTCCGGCCGGTCGTAGAGCTGCCCGTAAACGCCGCATTCACTGTTGATTTCCAGCGAACCGATGGTGTCGCTCAAAATCGTGCCGACCAGTTCGCCGGGTGTGCCGGATTGTCCCTTGACAATGCCGGTGATTTTGGCTGAGGCGATCTCACCGCCTGAGATCGGCAGCACTTTCCCGCTCTCAAAATCGCTGATGGCGTGTCCCAAGCCGGCGTAAATGCCGTCGGCAGGCCGGTAAAACGTCATTGTCCCGATGCCAGCGCCGCTGTCGCGCACCCACATGCCCGATCTGTATTTTCCATCCTCGGTGCGTTCGGGAATCAATGTCGTCTCAAAGGTTTTGCCGTCGCGCAGCACCTTCAGTTTCAGCTTTTTCCCGCCGCTGTTTTCGATCATACGGGCCAGCTCCTTGGCGCTCATGGGTTTTTTGCCGTTGATCTCCAATATGGAATCCCCCGGCATCAGTCCGGCCTTGGCTGCGGGGCTGCTCTCTCCGTCCTCACCGACACTGACCACCACGACGCCCTCCGTTTTCAGCCGGATACCGAACGCATCGCCCACGGCAATCACGGCGTCGTTGTCCACAATACGCACGTCTACGGTTTTGATCGGCACCGCACCGAACATCAGCTGGGCCTCATAACCCGACCCGGCAGCCAATGTCGTCACAACCGCATCGGTTTTCAGCGACAACCGCCCGTCCGAGAACGGTGCGCCGCCGGTTGTCACATAAAACACGTCGGGATATGACCCCGCACTCAGGCAAACCGCACACATCAGCGCAAACACCGCCGCCGAAGCCGCTCCCGTCACTCTCCGAATCCATTTTCTCGCGTCAAAATTTTTCATATAAAAATTGTCCCCGTTTTTGGGGACATCCTTTCCATCCCTTTTTTACGGCCGTTTTTCGCGCCGGCCGCACTCCTATTTTCAGCCGCCCGAATCGGAATATGAGTGAAAATATTTGATAAATTTCATCCCTTTTATAGATTTTTGTATAGTGGCGTGGTATAATAACGCTTATGGTAACTTTTTGGATTTCGGGCTGAAAAATTTGAAAAAAAATTGCGTTGATTCTGTTCAAAACGCCGCCCGAAAGGAAAGGAAGACAGCAGCAATGCCTGAGATAAAACCGGAACGCATCGCCGACGCGGTCTCGTTTACGGCCATCAACAACAATTTTTTTAAGACGGTCCGTATTTCCGTCAATTTCGTCCTTCCGCTTAACGCAGCAACTGCCGCACAAAACGCGGTGCTGCCTTTTATTTTGTGCCGCGGAAAGGATTTTACAGCCACAAAACGCCGACTGGAAAATCTTTTCGGTGCGCAGTTGAATCCGCGCGTGCAAAAAGTCGCCGATCGGCAGGTGCTTTCCATCGATTTGGAACTTGTCAAATCCGAATACGCAAAAAAAGACCTGCTGCCCGAAGCGGCCGAGCTGCTGTGCGAATTGATTACAAAACCGCCGGTTCGTCTGGGCGCATTTTTCAAAAAAGACACCGACGCCGAAAAACAGAACGTCTGCGGCCTGATTTTGGCCGAGCAAAACGATAAACGCGCATTGGCCATCAAACGCTGCACCGCAATCATGTTCGACGGCCAACCCTTCGGGCTCGATAAATACGGCGAACTTGAACAAGTCGCCGCACTCGACGGCAAAATGCTGTATGCGGCGTGGCAAAACATGCTCAAGACCGCCGTCGTCGAGATTATCTTCATCGGTGCCGACGGCACAGACGAAGTCAAAAAAATCTTTGCCAAACACTTCGGCGGCAAGCGTGAACCGGTCTCTTTCGGCGCAATTGAAACGCCCAAACCCTGTGAGGAATACGGCGAGGTCGAAGAACGCATGAACATCACGCAAGCCAAACTGATCATGGCCTACCGCACCACCGAGATCCTGCCGGGCGATCTGAAAGCGTTCGAAGTCATGCGGTCCTTGTTCGGCGGTTCAACCACCTCAAAATTATTTTCCAACGTGCGTGAAAAACTGGGGTTGTGCTATTACTGCGCGGCTACTTACAATAAATTTTTAGGCATGCTGATGGTCGACAGCGGCGTGCTGGAAGAAAACGTCCCGAAAGCCCGCGAGGCAATCAATGCCCAGCTGAAGGCCATCTGCGACGGTGATTTTACCGATGCCGACGTCACGGATGCAAAGCTCTATCTGCAAAACATCTATCGTTCGACCGAGAGCTCCCTGCAGCAGCTGTCGGCCTATTGGCTGTCCGAAATTTTAGCCGGCACCATGCGTTCTCCCAACAAGGCGGCCGATTCATTCGATTCCGTCTCCCGCGAACTGATCATCGCCGCGGCAAAAAGCTGCTGGCCGGATACGGTTTATCTGCTGGCCGGCACAAAGGAGGACACGAAATGATCTACCAAAGCAAGATATTAAACGAAACCACCGAAATTCTCACTCACCGCAGCGGCCTGACGGTCATTTTGTGTCAAAAACCGGGCGCGGTCAGCAACTATGCGGGCTTCTGCGCCAAATACGGCTCCATCGACACCCGGTTTAAATTATCCGAAGACGACGGCTACACCGACATTGTCGACGGCGTTGCGCATTTTCTCGAACACAAACTTTTCGAAAGCGAACAGGGCGATGCCTTAACGCTGTTTGCCAAAACCGGCGTAAACGCCAACGCGGGCACTTCATTCGATAAAACCAATTATTATTTCACCGCAACCCGCAACTTTTACGAGGCGCTGCGCATCCTGCTCGACTTTGTCACCCATCCGTATTTCTCGGAACAGACCATCGCCAAAGAACAGGGTATCATCGGTCAGGAAATCAAAATGTATGACGATCTGCCGGGCTGGCGGGTCTATTTCAACTTCCTCGGCGCGCTCTATCACAACAGCGCCGTCAAGATTGACATCGGCGGCAGCATCGAAAGCATCTCCAAGATCACTCCGGCGCTGCTCAATAAAATCTATTCGGCCTTTTATTCACTGCGCAATATGGCACTGGTTGTCTCGGGTGATTTTGAGCGCGAAAAGGTGCTTTCTCTGTGCGACGAATGCCTTGTCTTTGCACCCGAAATCGAAATCGTGTCCGACGAAAAGCCCGAACCGCCGGAGATCGTGCGTGATTTTGTCAATCAGCAGCTTGAAGTGGTTATGCCGCTGTTTCAGTGCGGTTATAAAATGCGCAAACCCTCGGCGAATGAAGAGCCGATCTATTTTGCAGCCGGTGAAGCGCTGTGCGAACTGGCCGTCGGCGAGGGTTCGACCCTCTACCGCGAGCTCTACGATACCGGTCTGATCAACTCCAATTTCGGCGGCGGTCTTGACGGCAGCCGCGGTCATTGCTGCCTGATATTCGGCGGTGAAAGCCCGGCTCCGGAGACGGTTGCGGAAAAAATCAAAACTGCTTTTGCCGGCCTCTTCCAAGGCATTTCCGACGAGGATTTTGAACGCGTCAAATCCAAACTCTGCGGACGTATTTTAAATCAATACAACACCCCCATCGGCGCAGGGCGAATCGCCAACGAGGCCTTTTTCTCGGGCGTTGATCCGTTTGCCCATGCCGAAGCCTATTTCAATCTGCAAAAATCCGACCTCGAATCGCTTTTGTCCAAAGAGGTCGACTACAGCCGTTTCGCCCTGTCCACGGTCACGGGTTTTGAACGTTCATAAAAAGTAAATTCATATTAAGTCACCACCGCGCCCACACAAACCCTGTATATAATGGATTCATACCGGTCTGATGAGAAAGGTTGAAACCTCTGCGAAAGGGAGGAAACAAGCATGTCTGAAAACTGGATCTCGTTCCCGAATCTCGGCATCACGTTCAATTTAAATCCGATCGCCTTCACCATTGGTTCTTTCCAAGTTAAGTGGAGTTTGATATTCACGGTCATTGCGGTTATTGTAGGGGGATATCTCTATTTCAAAGCGATCACAAAACAAAATTTTGAGAAAAGACAAGTGTGGAGCGTCACGGCAGTCACGGCGTTTTTCGCATTGGTCGGTGCCCGCCTGCTCTTTGTCATCCCGAATAACCTCTGGCTTATGGATCAAATCTATCAAGTCACCGGATCTTATCCCGATGCCGGTTATTACAACACGCTTTATAAATTTATCGCGTTTTTCGACAAGAATTATGCCGGACTGAATCTGTTCGGCGGTCTGATTTTCGGTCTGATCGCACTGTCGGTTTTGTGTAAAATCAAAAAATGGCCGCTGGCCAAATATCTCGACAGCTTTGCTTTTTCGCTGCCTGCCGCCGTGGCAATCAACGCACTGGGTTACATAACCGATCAAACTTCTTTCGGACAGCACAGCAATTCACTATTGGCCATCAACGGCAGTTATATCGAAGATCAGGTATACAGCCTGTATCAAAGTTCGGTTTTAAGGGGCGGCGCCTCTGTCGGGCCAAACGTCAAATGGATTGTGGGAAATCCGGTCGCACCCACTCCGATTTACGAGATTCTTGGCTGTATTGCCGTGATTTTGATCGTGACCTTGATTTCCAAACGTCTGCTGTTCACCGGTGAAAAATTTCTGTGGTCCCTGGGGCTGTATTCGTTGGTCCGCGCCTTCACCGAAAGTCAGCGCGTCGACGCCGCGCTTTTCTGGAATATGCGTATCAACGTGATGTTTGCCGTAATTGCGGTTGTTGTCTGTGTAATATTGATCGTAATTATCCGCTGGCAGGTCAAGGAAGGCCGCCTGCGCAATATCTCTCAATATATCGACGCCCGCAAGAATAACGGTTTTGAAAACGATGTGTTTGTCCAAAAGGTCTACAGAGGCGAGGCCGCAGATGTCGCCCCCGGCGAGGCCGCAGATGTCGCCCCCGGCGAGGCCGCGGATATCCTCGATGAAGCTCCGGATAAAGCCGAGGATGCAGATACACCCGAACAAACAGGCGGTAAAGGGCAGGTTTGGACTGCCGATGATACCGATGACGATACCAAATAAAATCTCCGAGGAGGAAAACGATGGCGATACTCATTGACGGAAAGGCGCTCGCCGCAAAAGTGAAAAGCGAAGTTGCCCAAGATGCCGAACTGCTGCGCGCAAAAGGTGTAGCCCCCTGTCTGGCGGTGATTCTGGTCGGCGAAGATTCGGCCTCCCAGATCTATGTCCGCAACAAGAAAAAAGCCTGCGAGGAAAACGGGATTGCATCGCGGTCCTTCGAACTCCCCGAAAACACCTCCGAAGCGCAGGTGCTGGAACTTGTCGCCGAACTCAACGCCGATCCCACGGTCGACGGCATTCTAATCCAGCAACCGCTGCCCCGCCACCTCGATCCGCTCAAGCTGATGGAGTCGGTCGATCCCAAAAAGGATGTCGACTGCCTGACCAACGACAGCTGCGGACGCCTGATGTCGGGCAGGCCGTATTTTCTGCCCTGTACCCCGGCGGGCATCATGCGGATGCTCGAAGAATATCACATCCCCGTCGCGGGCAAAAACTGCGTCGTCGTCGGACGCAGCGGCATCGTCGGACGCCCGATGTCCATGATGCTGCTGTGGCAAAACGGCACGGTCACGGTCTGCCATTCCAAGACCAAAGACCTGGCCGCCGAATGCCGCCGTGCCGACATTCTGGTCGTCGCCACCGGCAAACGTAATCTGGTCACCGCCGACATGGTCAAGGACGGCTGCGTCGTCATCGACGTCGGCATGAACCGCGATGAAAACGGCAAGCTGCACGGTGATGTCGACTTCGAAGCCATTGAGAAAAAAGCCTACGCCATCACACCGGTTCCCGGCGGCGTCGGCCCGATGACCATCGCAATGCTGCTGAAAAACACGATTTCCGCCGCGAAAATGCGGCTTGAATCCAAGGAGAGATAAATCAATGAAAACATCAAGAGCGGTTCTTGCTCTTTTCACGGCACTGTTTCTGTTTGCAGGCTGTTCGGCGCCCTCCGCCTCAACGGTTTCCACGGTTTCGACACCGGAAGTAACCGTCCCGACGGTTGTGGAAAACCCCGCATCCATCACCATTACCAATCAAAACTTTTTCGACGGGAAAGACAGCGACCAAAAGGCCGAATGGCTGACCACCCTCGGCCAAAGCGCACCGGAATTAAATATCGGTTCGCTCACGTTGGGTGACAGCGGCTACATCGAGACGGTCATTGAGATGGCCCAAAGCAAGACCCTGAGCGGTTTTGTCTATGTAGACAACTACGCCGACCTGTGGACATTGGTCAACGCGGGCGTGGTTGTTCCGCTCGACCAATACGTCGAAGACAGCGACATATATGCCTCTCTGCCCGAAAACTTCAAAGCGGCACTGACGGCCAACGGTTCGGTCTGGGGCATTCCCGCCGACGGCGAATACGTTCTGCCCTGGGTGCGCAGCTACCGCACAGAGTGGCTCACAGAGCTGAATCAAACCGTTCCGACAACCACTGATGAACTGAAAACCCTACTTGCAGCCCTTGTAGAACACGAGGAAGCCGGCCTCTATACCGTAAACGCCACCGGACTCGCCGATATTTTCGCGGCTTTCGGCGCGCCGCTGACCTATGGAAATCCCATCGGCTATAACGAAACCCTCGGCTGTGTGGCCGACGCCATGCTGACCGACGGAGCGCAGAACGCACTCTCGTACTTACGCGAACTCTATGCCATAGGCGCCATCAACAGCGACTTCCTTGAGACCGATTATGACGAACTGGTCAAAATAATGACCAAAGGCACCGCCGCGAGTACCTATTATCCGCTGGGCGGCGCCAAGTTGAGTTTCGGCGCCACGCTGGCCAAGGACAGCGATCTTACACAATATCAAATTTACACCGAATCGACCGGCGGCCTCAACGGCAGCGGCGCCCCGATCACGGTGCAGGGCGGGGCCTATTGCCTGCTCACCGGCAGCAGTCAACCGCTTGAAACCACCCGCTATCTGCTTAAAATGCTGTGGGGCAGCGAGAGCAACTGG
It includes:
- a CDS encoding pitrilysin family protein produces the protein MIYQSKILNETTEILTHRSGLTVILCQKPGAVSNYAGFCAKYGSIDTRFKLSEDDGYTDIVDGVAHFLEHKLFESEQGDALTLFAKTGVNANAGTSFDKTNYYFTATRNFYEALRILLDFVTHPYFSEQTIAKEQGIIGQEIKMYDDLPGWRVYFNFLGALYHNSAVKIDIGGSIESISKITPALLNKIYSAFYSLRNMALVVSGDFEREKVLSLCDECLVFAPEIEIVSDEKPEPPEIVRDFVNQQLEVVMPLFQCGYKMRKPSANEEPIYFAAGEALCELAVGEGSTLYRELYDTGLINSNFGGGLDGSRGHCCLIFGGESPAPETVAEKIKTAFAGLFQGISDEDFERVKSKLCGRILNQYNTPIGAGRIANEAFFSGVDPFAHAEAYFNLQKSDLESLLSKEVDYSRFALSTVTGFERS
- the folD gene encoding bifunctional methylenetetrahydrofolate dehydrogenase/methenyltetrahydrofolate cyclohydrolase FolD; the encoded protein is MAILIDGKALAAKVKSEVAQDAELLRAKGVAPCLAVILVGEDSASQIYVRNKKKACEENGIASRSFELPENTSEAQVLELVAELNADPTVDGILIQQPLPRHLDPLKLMESVDPKKDVDCLTNDSCGRLMSGRPYFLPCTPAGIMRMLEEYHIPVAGKNCVVVGRSGIVGRPMSMMLLWQNGTVTVCHSKTKDLAAECRRADILVVATGKRNLVTADMVKDGCVVIDVGMNRDENGKLHGDVDFEAIEKKAYAITPVPGGVGPMTIAMLLKNTISAAKMRLESKER
- a CDS encoding extracellular solute-binding protein; the protein is MKTSRAVLALFTALFLFAGCSAPSASTVSTVSTPEVTVPTVVENPASITITNQNFFDGKDSDQKAEWLTTLGQSAPELNIGSLTLGDSGYIETVIEMAQSKTLSGFVYVDNYADLWTLVNAGVVVPLDQYVEDSDIYASLPENFKAALTANGSVWGIPADGEYVLPWVRSYRTEWLTELNQTVPTTTDELKTLLAALVEHEEAGLYTVNATGLADIFAAFGAPLTYGNPIGYNETLGCVADAMLTDGAQNALSYLRELYAIGAINSDFLETDYDELVKIMTKGTAASTYYPLGGAKLSFGATLAKDSDLTQYQIYTESTGGLNGSGAPITVQGGAYCLLTGSSQPLETTRYLLKMLWGSESNWLSCSIGIAGYTKTDSGLVLDYADSNHALIPCPNLCGTLPGMFEAKDYMRFYNDTSDAEIELAQVASVHYYTMITEGLANGSFYFRHPLLFGISSVTYSEKADDYNAAFVKLLQSAITDSTITVAQALDVYKQDMLALDAEIVLTEANTAFGIYPVQSYYPVVETSSAVSSQS
- a CDS encoding prolipoprotein diacylglyceryl transferase, which codes for MSENWISFPNLGITFNLNPIAFTIGSFQVKWSLIFTVIAVIVGGYLYFKAITKQNFEKRQVWSVTAVTAFFALVGARLLFVIPNNLWLMDQIYQVTGSYPDAGYYNTLYKFIAFFDKNYAGLNLFGGLIFGLIALSVLCKIKKWPLAKYLDSFAFSLPAAVAINALGYITDQTSFGQHSNSLLAINGSYIEDQVYSLYQSSVLRGGASVGPNVKWIVGNPVAPTPIYEILGCIAVILIVTLISKRLLFTGEKFLWSLGLYSLVRAFTESQRVDAALFWNMRINVMFAVIAVVVCVILIVIIRWQVKEGRLRNISQYIDARKNNGFENDVFVQKVYRGEAADVAPGEAADVAPGEAADILDEAPDKAEDADTPEQTGGKGQVWTADDTDDDTK